Proteins encoded within one genomic window of Candidatus Methylomirabilis lanthanidiphila:
- a CDS encoding membrane protein, translated as MTHLVPAAFQAVQELAVGSLFCLGHLHSPPIRRSFFQTCLLTLASMLGVGIWLSPTPASVILFVLLLVYAGAFWISDRRWPRRMLWLSLAVGAAGMLTPPLLLIKESSGIAEIAAQIVTTFTSALLLGSTFIGMLLGHHYLRDPKLPVALIRRLAILFLLSTVVQGFLLTANLGALYLFGGAEAVARIELLSTSYLAVFLSRVFVGILGSFVLACVIWDTLRIPNVRSATGFFYIAILTGTIGEFLGRFLWHSTLIPL; from the coding sequence ATGACGCATCTCGTCCCCGCAGCGTTTCAGGCGGTGCAAGAACTGGCAGTCGGAAGCCTGTTCTGTCTGGGCCACCTGCATTCGCCACCGATCAGGCGGAGCTTTTTCCAGACCTGCCTCCTGACCCTTGCGAGCATGCTCGGGGTGGGAATATGGCTTAGTCCAACACCAGCCTCAGTCATCCTTTTCGTCCTGCTCCTGGTGTATGCGGGCGCCTTCTGGATTTCGGATAGGCGATGGCCAAGGCGGATGCTGTGGTTAAGTCTGGCGGTCGGAGCGGCAGGAATGCTGACCCCCCCACTGTTGCTGATCAAAGAATCGTCCGGCATAGCTGAGATCGCTGCCCAAATCGTCACCACCTTCACATCAGCCCTCCTCCTGGGGTCAACTTTCATCGGCATGTTGCTCGGGCACCACTATCTCAGAGACCCCAAGCTCCCAGTGGCGTTGATCCGCCGCTTGGCTATTCTCTTTCTCCTGTCCACCGTCGTCCAAGGCTTCTTGCTGACGGCGAATCTGGGGGCGCTCTACCTGTTTGGCGGGGCCGAAGCCGTGGCCAGAATCGAACTTCTGTCGACCTCATACCTCGCGGTGTTTCTCAGCCGTGTGTTTGTCGGAATTCTTGGCTCTTTCGTCTTGGCGTGTGTGATCTGGGACACCTTGCGCATCCCAAACGTCCGGTCCGCAACCGGTTTCTTCTACATCGCGATTCTCACCGGCACAATCGGGGAGTTTCTTGGGCGATTCCTCTGGCACTCAACGCTCATCCCATTGTGA